The following DNA comes from Rhodopseudomonas boonkerdii.
TGACCGCATCCCCATCGGCGAGGTGCGCGGCGCGGAAGCGTTGGACTTGCTCAAAGCCTGGGGCACCGGCCATCCGGGCGGCATCGGCACCATCCATGCCGGCACCGGCATCGGTGCGCTGCGTCGCCTTGAACAGCTCATTCAAGAGGCTGTCGTCACCGTCCCGCGCGCCCTGATCGCGGAAACCATCGACCTCGTTGCCGTCCTCGCCGGTCGCGGTTCCGCGCGCCGGCTGGCCGAACTCGCCCGCGTCGAAGGGCTGGGGCCGGACGGCGATTACCGCATCACCCCCGCCAGCACAGGAGAACCCGAATGATTCAATCCGTCTCGCATATCCGTCACCGCCTCGCGACAGCCACGGCTTTCGTGACCGTCACGTTGCTCACGGCCCCGGCCGCCCATGCGTCCGGCTCGTCGATGCCGTGGGAGCAGCCCTTGCAGCAAATCCTGCAATCCATCGAAGGGCCGGTTTCCAAGGTCATCGCCGTCATCATCATCATCGTCACCGGCCTGACACTGGCGTTCGGCGACACGTCAGGCGGCTTCCGCAGGTTGATCCAGATCGTATTCGGCCTGTCGATAGCTTTCGCCGCGTCGAGCTTCTTCCTGTCGTTCTTCTCGTTCGGCGGCGGGGCGCTCGTTTGATGGCGGCCGTCCTCGAACAACTCGACGCGGTGCCGGGATTTTCCATTCCCGTCCATCGGGCGCTGACCGAGCACATCATGCTCGGCGGCGCACCGCGCTCCATCGCGATCATGAACGGGACGCTGGCCGGGGCCGTGGGCCTGGGCCTGCGCCTCTGGCTTGTCGGGCTGGCGATATGGGCCATCGGCCATTTCGCAGCGGTATGGGCGGCGAAGCGCGACCCGCTCTTTGTCGAGGTTGGCCGCCGCCATTTGCGCATCCCCGCGAACCTTGCAGCGTGAGGGCACGGCCATGATGAACCTTGCCGAATATCGCCGCACCGCCAGCCGGCTTGCCGACTTTCTGCCGTGGGTGGCGCTCGTCGCCGAAGGCGTCGTTCTCAACAAGGACGGCAGCTTTCAGCGCACGGCGCGCTTTCGCGGTCCCGATCTGGATTCCGCCGTCGCGGCCGAGCTGGTCGCCGTCGCCGGCCGCATCAACAACGCCTTCCGCCGTCTCGGATCGGGCTGGAGCATTTTCGTCGAGGCGCAGCGCAGCGAAGCCGCGACCTATCCCGACAGCACCTTTCCCGATCCCGCATCGGCCTTGCTCGACGCCGAGCGCAAAGCCGGTTTCGAGGAAGCCGGCACGCATTTCGTGTCGGGCTATTTCCTGACCTTCCTCTATCTGCCCCCGGCCGAGGAAGCCGCTCGCGCCGAGACATGGCTTTACGAGGGCCGGGAGCAATCCGGCGTCGATCCGCATGAAGTGCTGCGCGCCTTCATCGACCGCACCGACCGCGTGCTCGCCTTGCTCGACGGCTTCATGCCGGAATGTGCATGGCTCGACGACAGCGAGACGCTGACCTTCCTTCATTCCTGCGTCTCGACGAAACGCCATCGCGTCCGCGTTCCCGAAACGCCGGTCTATCTCGACGCGCTGCTTACAGACGAGCCGTTGACCGGCGGGCTGGAGCCGCGCCTTGGCGGCCAGCATCTTCGCGTCCTCACCATCATCGGATTTCCGACCGCGACCACGCCCGGCCTGCTCGACGATTTGAACCGGCTGGCGTTTCCATATCGCTGGAGCACGCGCGCGATCCTGCTCGACAAGACCGACGCGACGCGGCTGCTGACCCGCATCCGCCGTCAATGGTTCGCCAAGCGCAAAAGCATCGCCGCGATCCTGAAAGAGGTGATGACGAACGAGGCGTCCGTTCTCGTCGATACGGACGCGGCGAACAAGGCCGCCGACGCCGACATGGCCTTGCAGGAGCTTGGGGCGGACGTGGCGGGCATGGCCTATGTCACGGCCACCATCACCGTATGGGATGCTGACCCGCGCGTCGCAGATGAGAAATTGCGGCTGGCCGAAAAGGTCATCCAGGGCCGCGACTTCACGGCGATGGTCGAGACGGTCAACGCCGTTGACGCATGGCTCGGCAGCTTGCCCGGCCACGCCTACGCGAACGTCCGGCAGCCACCCATCAGCACTTTGAATCTCGCCCACATGATTCCGCTTTCTGCATTGTGGGCGGGGCCGGAACGGGACGAGCATTTCGGTGCGCCCCCTCTGCTTTATGCAAAGACCGAAGGCTCGACCCCGTTCCGGTTTTCCCTTCACGTCGGCGATGTCGGCCATACGCTCGTCGTCGGCCCGACCGGCGCGGGTAAGTCCGTGCTGCTCGCGCTCATGGCGCTCCAGTTCCGGCGCTACGCCCGAAGCCAGGTTTTCGCGTTCGACTTCGGCGGTTCGATCCGCGCCGCGTCGCTCGCGATGGGCGGCGACTGGCACGACCTGGGCGGCGGCCTGACCGAAGGTTCGGACGCCTCCGTTTCGCTCCAGCCGCTCGCGCGCATTCACGACACCTACGAACGCGCCTGGGCGGCCGACTGGATCGTGGCGATCCTCATGCGCGAAGGCATCGCGATCACGCCGGAGGTGAAGGAACATATCTGGACGGCGCTGACTTCGCTCGCCTCCGCGCCGGTCGGGGAACGCACCATCACCGGCCTTGCGGTGCTGTTGCAGTCCAACGACCTGAAACAAGCCCTTCGGCCGTATTGCGTCGGCGGCGCATACGGCCGGCTGCTCGACGCGGAGTCCGAACACCTTGGTAGTTCGGACGTGCAAGCGTTCGAGATCGAGGGGCTTGTCGGCACCGGGGCCGCGCCCGCCGTGCTCGCCTACCTGTTCCATCGCATCGGCGACCGCCTCGACGGCCGCCCGACGCTGCTCATCATAGATGAAGGCTGGCTTGCTCTGGACGACGAGGGTTTCGCCGGCCAGCTCCGCGAATGGCTCAAAACGCTGCGCAAGAAAAACGCCAGCGTCATCTTCGCCACGCAAAGCCTGTCCGACATCGACGGCAGCAACATCGCGCCCGCGATCATCGAAAGCTGCCCGACGCGGCTTTTGCTGCCGAACGAACGCGCCATCGAGCCGCAGATCACGACCATCTATCGGCGATTCGGATTGAACGACCGGCAGATCGAGATTCTGGCGAGGGCGACGCCCAAGCAGGATTACTATTGCCAGTCGCGGCGCGGAAATCGCCTGTTCGAGCTGGGCCTGTCCGAAGTCGGCCTCGCGCTCTGCGCCGCATCCTCAAAATCCGACCAGACGCTCATTGCGCAGATCGTCGCCGACCACGGCCGCGACGGTTTCCTCGCCGCGTGGCTCGCAGCCCGCGATGTCGGTTGGGCCGTCGATCTTCTCCCCGGCTTCTCGACGCTCATCCCCCAAACCGAAAAGGAGTCCTATCCATGACCATTCGTCGTTTTCGTTCGCGCGCCGTCTTCATGGCCGCGTCCATGCTCGCCGCGCCGCTTGCCGTTTTCCCCGTCTTTGCGCCGCCGGCTGCCGCTCAATGGATCGTATATGACCCGACCAACTACGCGCAAAATGTGCTGCAAGCCGCACGCGCGCTCCAGCAGATCAACAACCAGATCACCAGCCTGCAAAATCAGGCGCAGATGCTCATCAATCAGGCGCGCAATCTGGCGAGCCTGCCGTTTTCGGCGCTCCAGCAGATTCAGCAGAACGTCCAGCGCACGCAGCAACTTTTGAGCCAGGCGCAGAACATCGCCTTCAACGTCCAGCAGATCGACCAAGCGTTTCAAAGCCAATACGGCAATGTGTCGATGTCGGCGAGCGACCAGCAGCTTGTCGCCGATGCTCGCACCCGCTGGAAAAACACCGTGGGCGGCCTGCAGGACGCCATGCGCGTTCAGGCCGGCGTCGTCGGCAACATCGACAGCAACCGCACGCAGATGTCGGCGCTTGTCGGCCAGAGCCAGGGCGCGACCGGCGCGCTCCAGGCGACGCAGGCAGGTAATCAGATTCTCGCGCTCCAGTCGCAGCAGCTTTCCGATCTTGTCGCGCTTCTCGCGGCCAATGGCCGGTCGAGCGCGCTGACCGAAGCGGAACGAGCGGCAGCCGCCGAACAGGGACGCGAGCAGCGCCGCCGCTTCCTGACGCCGGGCAGCGGCTACCAGCCCGGCAACGCGCAGATGTTCAACAACGGCAATTGAGGGCGAGCGCATGGACGGCAAGTTGCTGGCGCGCATCGGCGCAATCGTGTTCGTCGCCATCGCCATCACGGCGACGGCCATCGAAATGACGCGCAAGGAAGACGTACTGGCGCAGGCGCCGACACGTCTCATCCAACCCGACCGCGATCCGCTGCGCGAAGGGCAGCGGCGATGCCAGCAGCTTGGGGCAAAGGCGGCCGACGACCCGGAATGCCTGCGCGTATGGGCCGAAACCCGCGACCGCTTTCTCGGCCGGACCCGCGCGCCGGCCGCCCCGGAAGGGCGGTGACGCATGGGCGGCGCGGGAGTCATCGACAATTTTCTCGGCACCTTCACCCGCTACATCGACAGCGGGTTCGGCCTTCTCGGCGGCGAGGTGGCGTTCATCGCCACGACGCTCATTGTCATCGACGTGACCTTGGCCGCGCTCTTTTGGTCATGGAGCGCGGACGACGACATTTTCGCCCGGCTCGTCAAGAAGACGCTGTTCGTCGGTGTCTTCGCCTACCTCATTTCCAACTGGAACAGCCTCGCGAAGATCGTCTTCGATAGCTTCGCCGGCCTGGGCCTGAAAGCGAGCGGGACGGGATTTTCGGCCGCAGACCTGATGCGGCCCGGCAAGGTCGCGCAAACCGGCCTCGATGCTGCCCGGCCGCTGCTCGACTCGATTTCCGACCTTATGGGTTGGGTCGCCTTCTTCGAGAACTTCATACAGATCGCCTGCCTGCTGTTCGCCTGGGCGCTCGTCATCCTCGCGTTCTTCATCCTCGCCATCCAGCTTTTCGTCACGTTGATCGAGTTCAAATTGAGCACGCTGGCGGGCTTCGTGCTGATCCCGTTCGGCCTGTTCGGCAAGACCGCCTTCATGGCCGAGCGCGTGCTTGGCAACGTCATTTCCAGCGGCATCAAGGTTCTGGTGCTGGCTGTCATCGTCGGCATCGGTTCGACGCTGTTCTCGCAATTCACGCAAGGCTTCGGCGGACAGACGCCGAGCATCGACGACGCTATGGCCATCGTGCTCGCGGCGCTGTCGCTCGTCGGCCTTGGCATTTTCGGTCCCGGCATCGCGTCCGGCCTCGTCAGCGGCGGGCCGCAGCTTGGCGCGGGCGCGGCGGTCGGAACCGGCCTTGCCGTTGGCGGCGCTGCCCTTGCCGCAGGCGGTGCAGTCGGCCTTGCCGCAAAGGGAGGTGCAGCCGCCGTGCGCGGTGGCGCGACCACAGCCGGCGCGGCATCCGCCGCCTATAGCCTTGGTTCGTTCGGCCACTCCGGCGCGGCTGGCGTCGCTTCCGGCCTGGGCGGCGTAGCGCGCGCCGCAGGCAGCGCGGCCACATCGCCGCTGCGCCGGGCGACGGCAAGCGTCAAGTCCAGCTTCTCGGATGGTGTGAAGGCCGGGTTCGGCGCGACCGGCGGCACATCGACCGCTGGCACGGTTGGCGGCTCGGCCGAAGCCGCATCTTCGCAGGCCACTGGCGCGCGGCCCGGCTGGGCGCAGCGAATGCGACAGGGCGGGCACACCGCCCATGCCGTCCAGACGGCCGCGCACGCCGTCCGCTCCGGCGACGGCCATGCCTCCAGTTCTTCCGTCAACCTCTCTGAAAGCGACCGCACATGAGCATCTTCAAACGACCCGCCGTGCATTACGGCAAGACCCCACAACCCGAAACGCCATATCAGCGCGCCGCGCAGGTTTGGGACGAGCGGATAGGTTCTGCTCGCGTCCAGGCGCGCAACTGGCGCACTATGGCGTTCGGCAGCCTGCTCCTGACGGCGGGCTTCGCTTCCGCCCTTGTCTGGCAGACCGCACGCGGGACTGTCGTGCCCTGGGTGGTTCAAGTGGACAAGCTCGGCCAGGCGCAAACCGTCGCGCCGGCCACCGCCGACTATCGGCCGACAGACCCGCAAGTGGCGTGGCATCTGGCGCGCTTCATCGAGCAGGTCAGGAGCATCCCGGCCGATCCCATCATTGTCCGGCAGAACTGGCTTCGCGCCTACGAATGGACGACCGACCAGGGCGCGGCGGCGCTCAACGATTATGCGCGCGCCAACGACCCGTTCGCAAAAGTCGGCAAGCAACAGGTGTCCGTCGATGTGTCGAGCGTCATCCGTGCCTCGCCCGACAGCTTCCGCGTCGCCTGGACCGAGCAGCACTATGAAGACGGCAAGCTCGCCTCGACGGAGCGGTGGACCGCGATCCTGACCATCGTGATCCAGCCGCCGCGCGACGCCGACCGACTGAAAGCCAACCCGCTCGGCATCTACGTCAACGCAATTTCGTGGTCGAAGGAAATGGCGCAATGAGCAAGGGTTTCCGCAAACCCGCATTTGCCGCTGTCTTGCTGTCAGCGACCGCGCTCGCCGGCTGCGCAACCTATAAGCCGCCACAAATCAGCTACGACGCCAACGTGCCGCCTTTGCCGGCCGTGCCCGCTGCCGTCACCGACACGACGCCGAAGCCGCTGCATATCCCGCCAGCCTGGACCCCGACCAAGGGGGGCGCGGCTGCCGGCACGCCGCTCGCCCGCGTCGAGAACGCCAACGCCGCCGCCCGCGTGCAGCCGCGCCGCGAAGGCTATTACAACGCCATCCAGATTTATCCCTGGAGCGACGGCGCGCTCTATCAGGTCTATGCCGCGCCCGGCCAGATCACCGACATTGCGCTTGAGCCGGGCGAGAGCCTGACCGGCGCGGGACCGATTGCGGCCGGCGACACGGCGCGCTGGATCATCGGCGACACGGAATCCGGCTCCGGCGTCACGCGCCGCGTGCATATCCTTGTGAAGCCGTCCCGGCCGGACATCACGACGAACCTTGTCGTGACCACCGACCGGCGCGTTTACATGCTCGAGCTGCGCTCGGATCAGAAGCCCTATATGCCCGCCGTGGCCTGGGCCTATCCGCAGCCGCCAGCCGGGCAGCGGGCGAGCATTCCGGCAACGCCGGTTATTCCGGCCGCCGCGGCGCGCAACTACCGCTATGGCCTGACCGGCGACAATCCGCCTTGGAAGCCGGTCGCAGTCTATGACGATGGCCGCAGGGTCTATGTCGAGTTTCCGCGCGGCATCGTGCAGGGCGAGATGCCGCCCATCTTCGTCATCGGGCCGGGCGGCGAAGCGCAGATCGCCAACAGCCGCATCTATCAAAACATCCTGATCGTGGATCGCCTGTTCGGCGCGGCCGAGCTGCGCCTTGGCGGCGGCAAGAGCCAGCAGACCGTCAGGATTGTCCGCACGGACGGGAGGCCATCATAATGACCGACACCGAAACCAACACCGCCGCCCCGATGCGGCTTCGCGCGGAGCCGCCGCGCGTCACCCGCTTGTCGCGCAAGGTGCTCGCCAGCGCGGCGGCTGTCGCGCTCGTCGGGATCGGAGGAACGCTGATCTATGCGCTCCAGACCCGCGCGCCTGGCAATGACGGCAAGGAGCTTTATTTGACTTCCAACCGCCAGCCTGCCGATGGCCTCGCCGGGTTGCCGAAGGATTACACCGGCCCGGTGCTCGGCCCGCCGCTGCCGGGCGACCTTGGCCGTCCGATCCTCGACGCGCAGAACAGGGGCCAGCCGGTCGTGCCGCCGACGATCACCGCGCCGACCGTGGATCGCGCCGAGGAACGCCGGCTTGCCGAGGAAGAAGCCGCACGCACCAGCCGCGTGTTCTTCCAGACCGAGGCACGCGCCGGAAGCCCGGCCGCAACGCCGGGCGGCGCGACCATGCCAGGACTTCCCGGCCTCGACCTTGCTGGCGTGACAGGGCAGCCCGGCCAGCAGACCGCGCAGGACAAGCAGCTTGCTTTCCTCAATGCGCCCGTCGATCGCCGCACCACATCGGCGGATCGCATCACGGCTCCGGCATCGCCTTTCGTGCTCCAGGCCGGGGCCGTGATCCCGGCCGCGCTCATCACCGGCATCCGTTCCGATCTTCCGGGGCAGATCACCGCCCAGGTGACGGAGCCGGTTTATGATAGTCCAACCGGCCGCATCCTGCTCGTGCCGCAGGGCACGCGGATCATCGGCCAGTATGACAACAACGTGCAATTCGGCCAGCGCCGCGTGCTGCTCGTCTGGAATCGTCTCATCCTGCCGAACGGCCGATCCATCGTGCTGGAGCGACAGCCAGGCGCGGACAGCCAGGGCTATGCCGGGCTGGAGGATGGCGTCGATTATCATTGGTGGGATTTGGCGAAGGCCGCCGGCCTCTCGACGCTGCTCTCCGTTGGAGCCGAGCTTGCTGTCAATGACGAGGACCGGCTGTTGAGCGCCATCCGCAACGGCGGCCAGGACACCATCAACGACGCAGGCCAGCAGATCATTCGCCGCCAGCTCAACGTCGCCCCGACGCTCACCATCCGGCCGGGCTTCCCCGTCAGGATCGTGGTCACACGCGACCTTGTGCTCGAACCCTACCGGAGCTGACCATGACCAGACTGAAACTCGGCGCGATCCCCGACGACAAGCCCGTCAAGGTGACGATGGAGTTGCCCGCGCCGCTCCATCGCGATCTTGTCGCCTATGCCGAAATCCTCGCCCGCCAGACAGGCCAGCCGCTCACCGATCCCATGAAGCTCATTGTGCCGATGCTCGAAAGATTCATCGCCACGGATCGGGAGTTTGCGAAGGCACGGCGCGCGGCCGGACGGGATTGATCGCACAAACTTGACCGGCCACTTGGCACATGGCGGGAACGCCGACGTTCGCGAACGTATTTGCAACGTCTAAGCCGTTGATCGCTTGGCCGCTCCAAGTTTCGGAATCAGCCGCATGTAGATCAATTCGCTTATCAGCTCGACCAGTGTTTGCGTGACGATGATCGCCGGCAGGATTGGCACCGCACCCGACACGGCGAAAGCAAGCGGCAATACTACGAGCGAATTTCTGGTGGCGGCGCTGAACGCGATCGCGCGGCCGGCCGCTGCCTCAAGGCCGAACAGCCGGCCGACGCCCCAACCGATCAGGGGCGCAAGGATCGCAAAGGCGACATAGACCGGCAGCACGCGCAACGCGCCGTCGATCGCCGGCCCGAGCTGCGGGACCACGGCGGCGATGACGACGAACAGAACGAGAGCGGTCGCCGGGACGGGCAAGACCCCGAGAACCGTTGCAACACGCTCTCCCGCCCGGCTGCGGCCTGCACATATCTGCACGAGGGCGGCCAGCACGAGGGGAACCGCGATCAGCCAGACGAAGGCATGAACGAAAGGCCCGATCTGCACGAGGTTCGCCGCATCGGCCCCGAGAAAGAAGCCGAGATAGACCGGCAGCAGCACCATTTGCAGGATGAGCAGCGCCGGCGTGGACGCCAGCAGCAGCCGGGCAACGGCGCGGCCCAGATGCGAGAACGTCACAACATAGTCGATGCAGGGCGTCAGCAGGACGAACAGGACGCCAAGGCGCAACATCGGGTCGGCCGGCAGGAATTGAACGAGGACCGCAACGAGGATCGGCACCACCACGAAATTTGTCACGAGCAACGCCGCAAGGAACCGGACGCGCGCGAAGGCTCGGCCGAGGTCGGCAAGGGGAACCTGCAGGAAGGTGACGAACAGCATCAGCGCCAGCGCCGGATTCACGGCGCTCTCTAGCGCGGTCGTTCCCGGAACGAGCAAAGCGATTATCGCAGCCAGAACGACCGCGCCGAAATAGATTTTGACCTGCTGTGTTTCGAGGATTTCCCGAATGCTGTTCAAATTCTTGCTTTCGATAAAAGCGGCGAAGCTACCGATTCAAGCGAGAGTTTCGCGACGATTCCTGCAACGCCGCATGAAATATCTTTCTCCTACCAGCGCCGGAACCGCAATGGGCCAATTTCCACCATCACCATAGGGGCCGCCTCAGCGTCCACCGGGAAAGGGGTGCCGCCAGCACGACAGCGCGAATGCGGCACGCTACGGGCCGCCGATCCCCCTCCATGCTTCGCCTAATTCCGTGGCTTCGAACCGCCCGGAATCCCGCAGCGAACCACGGAGGATTCCATGCCCGCGAAACGCCGCCACGCCCATAGGGGCCGCCCGCGCAGGCAGGCTCCGCACACGCTTCCCGATGACCTTTACGACTATGACGACGATCCCGCACCGCGCATCAGTTCGCCGCGCGCCAGCTCGCCCGATGCCTTCGACGTGGAGAAGCTGCCCGTCATCGACGACTGGCCGGAAAAGGTGCCGATCACCGAGGCCGAGGTTCAGGTGTTCGAGCGATGGTTCGCCGATGTCTTCGACGAGATGTTCGGCCCGCTTCCAGCCGTACCCGGCTTGACAAAGTTATCCTCTGATGATAACGAAAAGCCATGAGCGAGGATCGTGATCCGAGCCTTGACACGCTTCTCGACCTCGATGGCCAAGTGCTCGTCGTCGATCCCGCAGGCGGTCATTGGGTCAAGTTCATCGTAACCCGCGTTCCGGCATCGCCGGAGAAGCCGCACGGCCTCGATTATTCGCTCACGCTTCACGGGCCTTCGGGCGAACGGTTGGTCGGCTTCGACAACGCCCATCCGGTCGGCCGAGGCAGGCGCGGCGAGCCGCTGGACCATCGGCATCGCCACCAGACCGTGAAGCGTTACGCCTACGAGGACGCGGCCACGCTGCTGGCCGACTTCTGGCGGGCGGTGGATGCGGTGTTGAAGGAGCGAGGCGTGATATGACGACACTGAAAGTCGGGATTGCCGACTACGAAGAAATGAAGGCCCGCACCATGCGGATTGCCAGGGGCGAGGAAAAGCCTTCGCCTGGCGATCCGAACGTGTGGTTTCCGTCGATGGAGTCCTTCGCGCAAATCCTTTCGATGGGAAACCGGGAGTTGCTGCGCGTCATCGACGAGCAAGCGCCGGGTTCGCTGGAGGAACTGGCCGAGATCACCGGCCGGGCGAAATCCAACCTGTCACGCACCCTGAAACGGATGGCCAGCTACGGCTTGATCCGCATGGAGAAGGGCGACGGCCGCAAGCTCGCGCCCAAGGTGATCCACGACCGATTAGAACTAGACCTGCCGCTGACCGAGCGCGCGGGGCCGCGCAAGGCGGCAGGAGGCCGGCAATGAACGTCCATAGTCCCATCGTCCACAATCCAAACGTCGCGCTGCGCGCCGCCCTCTATCTGCGCGTCTCGACGACGCGGCAGGCCGAGCATGACGTGTCGATCCCCGACCAAAAGCGCCAGGGCGAGGCGTATTGCCAGGAACGCGGCTACCAGCTTGTCGAAACATTCGTGGAGCCGGGCAACAGCGCCACCAACGACCGCCGCCCGGAGTTCCAGCGGATGATAGAGGCTGCCACCGCGAAGCCGGCATCGTTCGATGTCGTCGTGGTTCACAGCTTCTCGCGCTTCTTCCGCGACGAATTTGAAATGGAATACTACTACCGGAAGCTGGCGAAGAATGGCGTCAAGCTCGTCTCCATCACCCAGGAGCTTGGCGACGATCCGATCCACGACATGATGCGGCGGATCATGTCGCTATTCGACGAATACCAGTCGAAGGAGAATGCCAAGCACGTCCTGCGCGCCTTGAAGGAGAACGCCCGGCAAGGTTTCTGGAACGGCTCGCTGCCGCCCATCGGCTACCGCGTGGTCG
Coding sequences within:
- a CDS encoding TrbC/VirB2 family protein yields the protein MIQSVSHIRHRLATATAFVTVTLLTAPAAHASGSSMPWEQPLQQILQSIEGPVSKVIAVIIIIVTGLTLAFGDTSGGFRRLIQIVFGLSIAFAASSFFLSFFSFGGGALV
- a CDS encoding VirB3 family type IV secretion system protein — its product is MAAVLEQLDAVPGFSIPVHRALTEHIMLGGAPRSIAIMNGTLAGAVGLGLRLWLVGLAIWAIGHFAAVWAAKRDPLFVEVGRRHLRIPANLAA
- the trbE gene encoding conjugal transfer protein TrbE — its product is MMNLAEYRRTASRLADFLPWVALVAEGVVLNKDGSFQRTARFRGPDLDSAVAAELVAVAGRINNAFRRLGSGWSIFVEAQRSEAATYPDSTFPDPASALLDAERKAGFEEAGTHFVSGYFLTFLYLPPAEEAARAETWLYEGREQSGVDPHEVLRAFIDRTDRVLALLDGFMPECAWLDDSETLTFLHSCVSTKRHRVRVPETPVYLDALLTDEPLTGGLEPRLGGQHLRVLTIIGFPTATTPGLLDDLNRLAFPYRWSTRAILLDKTDATRLLTRIRRQWFAKRKSIAAILKEVMTNEASVLVDTDAANKAADADMALQELGADVAGMAYVTATITVWDADPRVADEKLRLAEKVIQGRDFTAMVETVNAVDAWLGSLPGHAYANVRQPPISTLNLAHMIPLSALWAGPERDEHFGAPPLLYAKTEGSTPFRFSLHVGDVGHTLVVGPTGAGKSVLLALMALQFRRYARSQVFAFDFGGSIRAASLAMGGDWHDLGGGLTEGSDASVSLQPLARIHDTYERAWAADWIVAILMREGIAITPEVKEHIWTALTSLASAPVGERTITGLAVLLQSNDLKQALRPYCVGGAYGRLLDAESEHLGSSDVQAFEIEGLVGTGAAPAVLAYLFHRIGDRLDGRPTLLIIDEGWLALDDEGFAGQLREWLKTLRKKNASVIFATQSLSDIDGSNIAPAIIESCPTRLLLPNERAIEPQITTIYRRFGLNDRQIEILARATPKQDYYCQSRRGNRLFELGLSEVGLALCAASSKSDQTLIAQIVADHGRDGFLAAWLAARDVGWAVDLLPGFSTLIPQTEKESYP
- the trbJ gene encoding P-type conjugative transfer protein TrbJ; this encodes MTIRRFRSRAVFMAASMLAAPLAVFPVFAPPAAAQWIVYDPTNYAQNVLQAARALQQINNQITSLQNQAQMLINQARNLASLPFSALQQIQQNVQRTQQLLSQAQNIAFNVQQIDQAFQSQYGNVSMSASDQQLVADARTRWKNTVGGLQDAMRVQAGVVGNIDSNRTQMSALVGQSQGATGALQATQAGNQILALQSQQLSDLVALLAANGRSSALTEAERAAAAEQGREQRRRFLTPGSGYQPGNAQMFNNGN
- the trbK-alt gene encoding putative entry exclusion protein TrbK-alt yields the protein MDGKLLARIGAIVFVAIAITATAIEMTRKEDVLAQAPTRLIQPDRDPLREGQRRCQQLGAKAADDPECLRVWAETRDRFLGRTRAPAAPEGR
- the trbL gene encoding P-type conjugative transfer protein TrbL, coding for MGGAGVIDNFLGTFTRYIDSGFGLLGGEVAFIATTLIVIDVTLAALFWSWSADDDIFARLVKKTLFVGVFAYLISNWNSLAKIVFDSFAGLGLKASGTGFSAADLMRPGKVAQTGLDAARPLLDSISDLMGWVAFFENFIQIACLLFAWALVILAFFILAIQLFVTLIEFKLSTLAGFVLIPFGLFGKTAFMAERVLGNVISSGIKVLVLAVIVGIGSTLFSQFTQGFGGQTPSIDDAMAIVLAALSLVGLGIFGPGIASGLVSGGPQLGAGAAVGTGLAVGGAALAAGGAVGLAAKGGAAAVRGGATTAGAASAAYSLGSFGHSGAAGVASGLGGVARAAGSAATSPLRRATASVKSSFSDGVKAGFGATGGTSTAGTVGGSAEAASSQATGARPGWAQRMRQGGHTAHAVQTAAHAVRSGDGHASSSSVNLSESDRT
- the trbF gene encoding conjugal transfer protein TrbF, with product MSIFKRPAVHYGKTPQPETPYQRAAQVWDERIGSARVQARNWRTMAFGSLLLTAGFASALVWQTARGTVVPWVVQVDKLGQAQTVAPATADYRPTDPQVAWHLARFIEQVRSIPADPIIVRQNWLRAYEWTTDQGAAALNDYARANDPFAKVGKQQVSVDVSSVIRASPDSFRVAWTEQHYEDGKLASTERWTAILTIVIQPPRDADRLKANPLGIYVNAISWSKEMAQ
- the trbG gene encoding P-type conjugative transfer protein TrbG; protein product: MSKGFRKPAFAAVLLSATALAGCATYKPPQISYDANVPPLPAVPAAVTDTTPKPLHIPPAWTPTKGGAAAGTPLARVENANAAARVQPRREGYYNAIQIYPWSDGALYQVYAAPGQITDIALEPGESLTGAGPIAAGDTARWIIGDTESGSGVTRRVHILVKPSRPDITTNLVVTTDRRVYMLELRSDQKPYMPAVAWAYPQPPAGQRASIPATPVIPAAAARNYRYGLTGDNPPWKPVAVYDDGRRVYVEFPRGIVQGEMPPIFVIGPGGEAQIANSRIYQNILIVDRLFGAAELRLGGGKSQQTVRIVRTDGRPS
- a CDS encoding TrbI/VirB10 family protein, translating into MTDTETNTAAPMRLRAEPPRVTRLSRKVLASAAAVALVGIGGTLIYALQTRAPGNDGKELYLTSNRQPADGLAGLPKDYTGPVLGPPLPGDLGRPILDAQNRGQPVVPPTITAPTVDRAEERRLAEEEAARTSRVFFQTEARAGSPAATPGGATMPGLPGLDLAGVTGQPGQQTAQDKQLAFLNAPVDRRTTSADRITAPASPFVLQAGAVIPAALITGIRSDLPGQITAQVTEPVYDSPTGRILLVPQGTRIIGQYDNNVQFGQRRVLLVWNRLILPNGRSIVLERQPGADSQGYAGLEDGVDYHWWDLAKAAGLSTLLSVGAELAVNDEDRLLSAIRNGGQDTINDAGQQIIRRQLNVAPTLTIRPGFPVRIVVTRDLVLEPYRS
- a CDS encoding DUF2274 domain-containing protein, with product MTRLKLGAIPDDKPVKVTMELPAPLHRDLVAYAEILARQTGQPLTDPMKLIVPMLERFIATDREFAKARRAAGRD
- a CDS encoding arsenic resistance protein; translated protein: MNSIREILETQQVKIYFGAVVLAAIIALLVPGTTALESAVNPALALMLFVTFLQVPLADLGRAFARVRFLAALLVTNFVVVPILVAVLVQFLPADPMLRLGVLFVLLTPCIDYVVTFSHLGRAVARLLLASTPALLILQMVLLPVYLGFFLGADAANLVQIGPFVHAFVWLIAVPLVLAALVQICAGRSRAGERVATVLGVLPVPATALVLFVVIAAVVPQLGPAIDGALRVLPVYVAFAILAPLIGWGVGRLFGLEAAAGRAIAFSAATRNSLVVLPLAFAVSGAVPILPAIIVTQTLVELISELIYMRLIPKLGAAKRSTA
- a CDS encoding toxin-antitoxin system TumE family protein — protein: MSEDRDPSLDTLLDLDGQVLVVDPAGGHWVKFIVTRVPASPEKPHGLDYSLTLHGPSGERLVGFDNAHPVGRGRRGEPLDHRHRHQTVKRYAYEDAATLLADFWRAVDAVLKERGVI
- a CDS encoding MarR family transcriptional regulator, with the translated sequence MTTLKVGIADYEEMKARTMRIARGEEKPSPGDPNVWFPSMESFAQILSMGNRELLRVIDEQAPGSLEELAEITGRAKSNLSRTLKRMASYGLIRMEKGDGRKLAPKVIHDRLELDLPLTERAGPRKAAGGRQ